One part of the Bacteroidota bacterium genome encodes these proteins:
- the nth gene encoding endonuclease III, producing MNKKEQLLKIIEVFEATKPKPETELSYENSYQLLVAVILSAQCTDKRVNIITKDFFKTFPSYEKLSLAKHEDVFDKIKSCSYPNNKAKNLIGMAKVLKNEFNGIVPSDIDQLQKMPGVGRKTANVVASVAFGKATMPVDTHVFRVAQRIGIVKTSKTPREVEDQLLKIIPKEKIHDLHHWLILHGRYVCKARKPLCEECKISTFCNYKKSL from the coding sequence ATGAATAAAAAAGAACAACTATTAAAAATTATTGAAGTTTTTGAAGCAACAAAACCAAAACCTGAAACGGAACTTAGCTATGAAAATTCGTATCAACTTTTAGTAGCAGTAATTTTATCAGCACAATGCACTGATAAACGAGTAAATATTATTACAAAAGATTTTTTCAAAACATTTCCAAGTTATGAAAAGCTATCATTAGCAAAGCATGAAGATGTTTTTGACAAAATAAAAAGCTGTAGTTATCCAAACAACAAAGCAAAAAATTTGATAGGAATGGCAAAGGTTTTAAAAAATGAATTTAACGGAATAGTTCCATCTGATATTGACCAATTACAAAAAATGCCGGGAGTTGGAAGAAAAACCGCAAACGTTGTTGCTTCAGTAGCATTTGGAAAAGCAACCATGCCTGTTGATACACATGTTTTTAGAGTAGCTCAAAGAATTGGAATTGTTAAAACGTCAAAAACACCGAGAGAAGTAGAAGATCAGTTACTAAAAATCATACCAAAGGAAAAAATCCATGACTTACACCACTGGTTAATATTGCATGGGAGATATGTTTGCAAAGCAAGAAAACCACTTTGTGAAGAATGTAAAATATCAACCTTTTGTAATTATAAGAAGTCCCTTTAG
- the gatE gene encoding Glu-tRNA(Gln) amidotransferase subunit GatE, with protein sequence MNQDFDPVQNYEESKKAIGYVDRKKATQDDYDRIGFMSGLEVHQQLKTKKKLFCNCPSGIFHKDENFDAEIIRHMRPTLSELGEYDGTALMEFITRKNIIYRINNETACTYEVDDTPPFPLNREALEYALEISILSKLNIVGEVHITRKQYLDGSIPTGFQRTAILGVEGEIKLKHKNIKLIQLSIEEDACREISDIGHWRTYKTDRLGMPLIETVTYPEFVNPDEVKEGADYIRFLNRSTNKVETGHGSTRADVNVSCRGGTRVEIKGVSRIKWMPELTHNEAFRQYALLRIKKLLNEKISDTENWEIESKQLDTNNYKFIFHPLKEAISDGQKVFAVKLKGFHSILSHFTQPSKIFGDEISGRLKVVACLEQPNIIHSEQFNQVITDDNLNKVKQELNAGKDDGVIIFWAADDDVKTALETIEERCKMAFEGVPSETRKSFANGTTIFERVLPGADRMYPDTDSAPIPLKKEYIDKVSSDIPIDIYKRFEQLNNWDVPTDTYDYILKKNLIPLMEKIESKLNISPKFVATLFAHRLKHIEGKNKKSPDFKYSMIYAMLKFLKENEIKIELSKELLLEIYTHPKMDFESILTTIKFKKLPAEEILSKVSFLKEKFKEIRISQKDNVETNWIIGELNKSALGNIELAELNDYIENN encoded by the coding sequence TCGGGACTTGAAGTACATCAACAATTAAAAACCAAGAAGAAACTTTTTTGCAATTGTCCTTCAGGAATTTTTCATAAAGATGAAAATTTTGATGCTGAAATAATTAGGCACATGCGTCCTACACTTAGTGAACTCGGAGAGTATGACGGTACAGCTTTAATGGAATTTATAACTAGAAAAAATATTATTTACAGGATAAACAATGAAACTGCCTGTACTTATGAAGTTGACGACACACCTCCATTTCCTCTGAACAGAGAAGCACTTGAATATGCTTTGGAAATTTCTATTTTATCAAAACTAAATATTGTAGGTGAAGTTCACATTACAAGAAAACAATATCTTGACGGAAGTATTCCTACAGGATTTCAGCGAACAGCTATACTTGGTGTTGAAGGTGAAATAAAATTAAAACATAAAAACATAAAACTGATTCAACTAAGTATTGAAGAGGATGCATGTCGTGAAATTTCTGATATTGGTCATTGGAGAACATATAAAACCGACAGACTTGGAATGCCATTGATAGAAACAGTTACTTATCCTGAATTTGTAAACCCAGATGAAGTAAAAGAAGGAGCTGACTATATTCGTTTTTTAAATCGTAGTACAAATAAAGTGGAAACAGGACATGGCTCAACACGAGCAGATGTAAATGTTAGTTGCCGCGGTGGTACAAGGGTAGAAATAAAAGGAGTATCAAGAATTAAATGGATGCCTGAGCTTACACACAATGAAGCTTTTAGACAATATGCCTTGTTGCGGATAAAAAAACTGTTGAATGAAAAAATAAGCGATACTGAAAATTGGGAAATTGAATCAAAACAATTGGATACTAATAATTATAAATTTATTTTTCATCCACTTAAAGAAGCCATTAGTGATGGGCAGAAAGTTTTTGCCGTAAAACTTAAAGGATTCCATAGTATTTTATCCCACTTTACTCAACCGTCAAAAATTTTTGGTGACGAAATAAGTGGCAGATTAAAAGTTGTAGCTTGCCTTGAACAACCAAATATTATTCATTCCGAACAATTTAATCAGGTTATTACCGATGATAATTTAAACAAAGTAAAACAGGAACTTAATGCAGGTAAAGATGATGGAGTAATAATTTTTTGGGCAGCAGATGATGATGTTAAAACTGCTCTTGAAACTATAGAAGAGCGTTGTAAAATGGCATTTGAAGGAGTACCTAGTGAAACCAGAAAATCTTTTGCTAACGGAACAACAATTTTCGAAAGAGTTCTTCCCGGAGCAGACAGAATGTATCCCGATACCGACTCTGCACCAATACCATTGAAAAAAGAATACATTGATAAAGTAAGCAGTGATATTCCTATTGATATTTATAAACGATTTGAACAGCTAAATAATTGGGATGTTCCTACAGATACTTATGATTATATTTTAAAGAAAAATCTTATTCCTTTAATGGAAAAGATTGAAAGCAAACTAAATATCAGCCCCAAATTTGTTGCAACATTATTTGCTCACAGATTAAAGCACATTGAAGGAAAAAATAAAAAATCTCCTGATTTTAAATATTCAATGATTTATGCTATGCTTAAGTTTCTTAAAGAGAACGAAATAAAAATCGAACTTTCCAAAGAATTATTGTTGGAAATTTATACACATCCTAAAATGGACTTTGAATCAATATTGACAACAATTAAATTTAAAAAATTACCAGCAGAAGAAATACTTTCTAAAGTATCGTTTTTAAAAGAAAAATTCAAAGAAATAAGAATTTCACAAAAAGATAATGTTGAAACAAATTGGATAATTGGTGAACTTAACAAATCAGCACTTGGGAATATTGAGCTTGCTGAGTTAAATGATTATATTGAAAACAACTAA
- a CDS encoding SIMPL domain-containing protein, which produces MNKHINIIIIGVTILVSVFILTNTYKNRNKSNDIINVTGLGEKDFKSDLIVWSGSFSANDYNLKVAYESLKKDKETVRKYLISKGVDKKEILFSSVNINKQFSNRYDEKGHRHSEFTGYKLKQQLEIESKNIEKIENISREITELINMGVEFYSYSPHYYYTKLSELKIEMIATATNDARTRAEKIAENAGADIGNLKFARMGIFQIIGQNSNEDYSWGGTFNTSSKMKTATITMKLQFGIK; this is translated from the coding sequence ATGAATAAACATATAAATATAATCATAATTGGTGTAACGATTTTAGTTTCCGTATTTATATTAACAAATACCTACAAAAACAGAAACAAATCGAATGACATTATAAATGTAACAGGACTTGGGGAAAAAGATTTTAAATCGGATTTAATTGTTTGGAGCGGTTCTTTTTCAGCAAATGATTACAATTTGAAAGTAGCTTATGAATCATTAAAAAAGGATAAAGAAACAGTTAGGAAGTATTTGATTTCAAAAGGTGTTGACAAAAAAGAAATACTGTTTTCATCAGTAAATATCAATAAACAATTTTCGAATAGATATGATGAAAAAGGTCATAGACATAGTGAATTTACAGGTTATAAATTAAAACAACAGCTAGAAATAGAATCAAAAAATATTGAGAAAATTGAGAATATATCTCGTGAAATAACAGAACTTATAAATATGGGAGTAGAATTTTACTCATATAGCCCACATTATTATTACACTAAATTATCAGAATTAAAAATTGAAATGATTGCTACTGCAACAAATGATGCAAGAACACGAGCGGAAAAAATAGCAGAAAATGCAGGAGCTGATATTGGAAATTTGAAATTTGCACGAATGGGAATATTTCAGATTATCGGACAGAATTCAAATGAAGATTATTCATGGGGAGGAACATTCAATACATCCTCTAAAATGAAAACAGCTACCATTACAATGAAACTTCAATTTGGCATTAAATAA
- the hpt gene encoding hypoxanthine phosphoribosyltransferase produces MKNKIQIKDKEFVTYILHDEILKNIKRVAIQINADYKGKSPIFLAILNGSFFFASDLLKEINLNCEISFVKLASYIGTTTTGQVKELIGINTPLNGRDIIILEDIVDSGKTMKSLLYQIEQHFPSSVKLATLLFKKEALIEDVNPDYVGFTVTNEFLVGYGLDYDQFGRNLKDIYILDEDRK; encoded by the coding sequence ATGAAAAACAAAATACAAATTAAGGATAAAGAGTTTGTTACCTATATTTTGCACGATGAAATTCTTAAAAACATTAAAAGAGTTGCAATACAAATTAATGCAGACTACAAGGGAAAATCGCCAATATTTTTGGCAATACTTAATGGTAGTTTCTTTTTTGCATCGGATTTATTAAAAGAAATAAATCTGAATTGTGAAATTTCATTTGTTAAATTAGCTTCCTATATCGGAACAACAACAACTGGTCAGGTAAAAGAACTTATTGGAATAAACACTCCTCTTAATGGACGCGACATTATTATTCTTGAAGATATTGTGGATTCAGGAAAAACAATGAAGAGCCTTCTGTATCAAATCGAACAACATTTTCCTAGTAGTGTGAAATTAGCTACACTCTTATTCAAAAAAGAAGCACTTATTGAAGATGTAAATCCCGATTATGTTGGATTTACAGTTACCAACGAATTCCTTGTAGGCTACGGGCTTGATTATGACCAATTTGGAAGAAACCTGAAAGACATTTATATTTTAGATGAGGATAGAAAATGA
- the gatD gene encoding Glu-tRNA(Gln) amidotransferase subunit GatD → MDKDIFQGYKGRSLELLKKYKTRVWGKCVVDTTRGQFEGTILPRSENDDDLHIVMKIVTGYNIGVDIETITNMKEVDYKKANYKIPEKEFPFTKGLPKIKLFGTGGTIASRLDYRTGAVIPAFSPGELYGAVPELADICNLDTEKVFAVFSENMGPKQYISLAKAIGKEIENGVDGIVIGHGTDTLHHTGAVLTYMCQNLPVPVVLVGSQRSSDRPSSDAALNLMHAMNAAGHGDIAEVMVSMFGPTSDEYGFLHKGTRVRKMHSSYRSTFRTIGDTPIAMVDKEKITLIKKDYNHRRKDRNVIIKPYFSNKATMIYYYPGMDPNILNSMIDLGYKGIIIVGTGLGHVNKELYPAIERATKKGVSIFMTLQTIWGYVHMYVYDTGRDMMEKGVIPAGNLLPEAAYIKLGWALGQTEDPEEVKKIMLTPINDDITEREPYNGYLVYQGGVPEVEEFIKRVHK, encoded by the coding sequence ATGGACAAAGATATTTTTCAAGGATATAAAGGAAGATCATTAGAATTACTTAAAAAGTACAAAACACGTGTTTGGGGAAAATGTGTGGTTGACACTACAAGAGGACAATTTGAAGGAACTATTTTACCTCGCTCCGAAAATGATGATGACTTGCATATAGTAATGAAAATAGTTACAGGTTATAATATCGGTGTTGATATTGAAACCATCACTAACATGAAAGAAGTTGACTACAAAAAAGCAAATTATAAAATTCCTGAAAAAGAATTTCCTTTTACAAAAGGATTACCAAAAATAAAACTTTTTGGAACAGGAGGAACAATTGCTTCAAGGCTTGATTACAGAACAGGAGCGGTAATTCCTGCTTTTTCTCCGGGTGAACTTTATGGTGCAGTACCTGAGCTTGCAGATATTTGTAATCTGGATACTGAAAAAGTTTTTGCTGTTTTTAGTGAAAACATGGGACCAAAACAATACATATCATTGGCAAAAGCAATTGGTAAAGAAATTGAAAACGGAGTTGATGGAATTGTAATAGGTCATGGTACTGATACACTACATCACACAGGAGCAGTACTAACATACATGTGTCAAAACCTTCCGGTTCCTGTTGTTCTTGTTGGTTCTCAAAGATCATCAGACAGACCAAGTTCAGATGCAGCTTTAAATTTAATGCACGCAATGAATGCTGCAGGACATGGAGATATTGCAGAAGTAATGGTTTCTATGTTTGGACCAACTTCTGACGAGTATGGCTTTTTACATAAAGGAACAAGAGTTAGAAAAATGCACTCTTCCTACAGATCAACTTTTAGAACTATTGGTGATACTCCTATTGCAATGGTTGACAAAGAAAAAATAACTCTGATAAAAAAAGATTACAATCACAGACGCAAAGACAGAAATGTTATAATAAAACCATATTTTAGTAACAAAGCAACAATGATTTATTACTATCCGGGAATGGATCCTAATATTTTAAACTCAATGATTGACTTGGGATACAAAGGAATAATAATAGTTGGTACAGGATTAGGACACGTTAACAAAGAATTATACCCTGCAATTGAAAGAGCAACAAAAAAAGGTGTAAGTATTTTTATGACTTTGCAAACTATTTGGGGATATGTTCACATGTATGTTTACGACACAGGACGTGATATGATGGAAAAAGGAGTAATTCCTGCAGGAAACCTTCTTCCTGAAGCTGCTTATATAAAACTTGGTTGGGCATTAGGACAAACCGAAGACCCTGAGGAAGTAAAGAAAATTATGCTTACTCCAATAAATGATGACATAACAGAACGTGAACCATACAACGGATATTTGGTTTACCAAGGTGGAGTTCCCGAAGTAGAAGAATTTATTAAACGGGTGCATAAATAA
- a CDS encoding aminoacyl-histidine dipeptidase, with product MSKEIINLEPKLLWEHFYSLTQIARPSKKEEKIIEFIKKFGEDLGLETKVDSVGNVVIRKPATPGMEDRKTVTLQGHLDMVPQKNSDIEFDFEKDAIDAYIDGEWVTARGTTLGADNGMGVAAAMAVLTSDDIKHGPIEAFFTVDEETGMTGAFALKDDFLKGDVLLNMDSEDEGELYVGCAGGIDVFATFDYTEESIDQSSKAYKIEISGLKGGHSGLDIHLGKGNANKLLTRYLWHATKEHGLRIAYIEGGNLRNAIPREAYAIVTIPSANTSDFENCVNDFDKTYKNEISSVDPDVKLKATLTDMPEKIIDENTQNGLLNGLYGCPHGVIGMLSEMPDVVETSTSLGVIKMENGQIEVISLTRSSVDSFKEYTGNMIKIIFELAGAKVKFEGSYPGWKPNLDSPILKTMKEGYNSKFGKIPAIKVIHAGLECGLIGDVYPNMDLISFGPTIRYPHSPDEKVNIATVKKFWDFLVVTLENISKK from the coding sequence ATGAGTAAAGAAATAATTAATTTAGAACCGAAGCTATTATGGGAACACTTTTATAGTTTAACCCAAATAGCTCGTCCTTCAAAAAAAGAAGAAAAAATAATTGAATTTATCAAAAAATTTGGTGAAGACCTCGGATTAGAAACAAAGGTTGATAGCGTAGGCAATGTTGTAATCAGAAAGCCTGCTACTCCCGGAATGGAAGATAGAAAAACAGTAACACTCCAAGGTCATCTTGACATGGTTCCACAAAAGAACAGTGATATTGAGTTTGATTTTGAAAAAGATGCTATTGATGCTTACATTGACGGTGAATGGGTAACTGCAAGAGGAACAACTCTTGGTGCTGATAACGGAATGGGCGTTGCAGCTGCAATGGCTGTTTTAACATCCGATGACATTAAACACGGACCGATAGAAGCATTTTTTACTGTTGATGAAGAAACAGGAATGACAGGTGCTTTTGCCTTAAAAGATGATTTTTTAAAAGGTGATGTTTTATTAAATATGGACTCTGAAGATGAAGGCGAACTTTATGTAGGTTGTGCCGGTGGTATAGATGTATTTGCAACTTTTGATTATACCGAAGAGAGTATTGACCAATCTTCAAAAGCATACAAAATTGAAATTTCAGGATTAAAAGGTGGACACTCAGGACTTGATATTCATCTTGGAAAAGGAAACGCTAATAAATTACTAACCCGTTATTTATGGCATGCAACAAAAGAACATGGATTAAGAATTGCCTATATTGAAGGTGGAAATTTAAGAAACGCTATTCCACGAGAAGCGTATGCAATAGTTACTATTCCTTCTGCCAATACAAGTGATTTTGAAAACTGTGTTAACGATTTTGATAAAACATATAAAAACGAAATTTCTTCAGTAGATCCTGATGTTAAATTAAAAGCAACATTAACGGATATGCCTGAGAAAATTATTGACGAGAATACTCAGAATGGATTATTGAATGGCTTATACGGTTGTCCTCACGGTGTTATCGGAATGTTATCCGAAATGCCTGATGTTGTAGAAACATCAACAAGTCTTGGTGTTATAAAAATGGAAAATGGACAAATTGAAGTTATTTCATTAACAAGAAGTTCTGTTGACAGTTTTAAGGAATATACTGGAAATATGATTAAAATTATTTTTGAACTTGCCGGAGCAAAAGTAAAATTTGAGGGTTCATATCCAGGTTGGAAACCAAATCTTGATTCTCCAATTTTAAAAACAATGAAGGAAGGCTACAACAGTAAATTTGGTAAAATCCCTGCAATAAAAGTTATTCACGCAGGTTTGGAATGTGGACTTATCGGTGATGTTTATCCAAATATGGATTTAATTTCATTTGGACCTACAATTCGCTATCCTCACTCACCTGATGAAAAAGTGAACATCGCAACTGTTAAAAAATTCTGGGATTTCTTAGTTGTAACTTTAGAAAATATTAGCAAAAAATAA
- a CDS encoding inorganic phosphate transporter, whose translation MENIYIVLVGVLFFLAISDLIVGVSNDAVNFLNSAIGSKAAPFKVIMAIAALGVLFGALFSNGMMEVARKGIFHPQYFYFSEIMIIFLAVMVTDVLLLDTFNTFKLPTSTTVSIVFELLGAAVAVAIFKISSDPNGTMQFSEYINSERALAIISGILLSVIVAFSIGAFVQYLTRILFSFDYKKTLKNYGALWGGFAISAITYFILIKGVKGAAFMSDSSKELIKENALIILTVSFIGWSLILQLLNWFTKINIFKFIILIGTFALAMAFAGNDLVNFIGVPLAGLAAFKDFIANPDADPNGFLMTALQGKTQTPVMLLVLAGLIMVVTLWVSRKARGVVKTTLDLSRQSEGTERFGSSLVSRSIVRNSLNFSKTFNYIVPAGITEKISKRFEPVAHDKEEEGKAFDLVRASVNLVVASILISFATSLKLPLSTTYVTFMVAMGTSLADKAWGRESAVYRITGVLSIIGGWFFTAFSAFLVAFLLALLFSWAGFIAIGLVVLFAVFIIIKTHIIHKEREKEQEDTESKYEFTGENIIDKCSTEVISTLSDVNMIYSDTIKFLIDENLKKLKDVNRRVEKLNKHTKYLKDTIYETINKLSEDSIETGHYYVQVLSYLREITHCITFIAKPSLEHVDNNHKGLIPTQIVELNVITNGFDELIKTVNSVIQNNDFEDIVNVIYLQETLLIAIEDFRKKQLKRIKNKEAGTKNSMLFITILAETKNLLLNTINLVKSQRDFIIYSTTSEE comes from the coding sequence ATGGAAAATATTTACATTGTTCTTGTAGGAGTTTTGTTTTTTCTAGCAATTTCAGATTTAATAGTTGGAGTAAGTAATGATGCAGTAAATTTTTTAAATTCAGCAATAGGTTCAAAAGCTGCCCCATTTAAAGTTATTATGGCTATTGCTGCTTTAGGTGTTTTATTCGGAGCATTATTTTCAAACGGTATGATGGAAGTTGCACGAAAAGGAATTTTTCATCCTCAATATTTTTATTTTTCCGAAATAATGATAATTTTTCTTGCAGTAATGGTTACTGATGTTTTACTGCTTGACACTTTTAATACTTTTAAACTTCCTACATCTACAACGGTATCAATTGTATTTGAACTTTTAGGTGCTGCAGTTGCTGTTGCAATTTTTAAAATATCTTCTGATCCAAATGGAACAATGCAATTTAGTGAATATATAAATAGCGAAAGAGCATTGGCAATAATTTCGGGAATTTTACTATCGGTAATTGTTGCTTTCAGCATTGGAGCGTTTGTTCAATACCTTACAAGAATTTTATTTTCTTTCGATTATAAAAAAACATTAAAAAATTACGGAGCTTTATGGGGTGGATTTGCTATTTCGGCAATCACTTACTTTATTCTCATCAAAGGTGTTAAAGGAGCTGCTTTTATGTCGGATAGCTCAAAAGAACTTATAAAGGAAAATGCACTTATTATCCTTACAGTTAGCTTTATAGGATGGTCATTAATCTTACAGTTATTGAATTGGTTTACTAAAATTAATATTTTTAAATTTATAATTTTAATTGGGACATTCGCCCTTGCAATGGCATTTGCAGGTAACGACCTTGTAAACTTTATCGGTGTTCCTCTTGCGGGTTTAGCGGCTTTTAAAGATTTTATTGCCAATCCTGATGCTGATCCAAATGGATTTTTAATGACTGCTTTGCAAGGGAAAACCCAGACACCTGTAATGTTACTTGTTCTTGCAGGACTAATAATGGTTGTAACCCTGTGGGTAAGCCGAAAAGCAAGAGGTGTTGTTAAAACGACACTTGATTTAAGCCGACAAAGTGAAGGTACAGAAAGATTTGGTTCCTCATTAGTTTCTCGCTCTATAGTAAGAAACTCATTGAATTTTAGCAAAACCTTTAATTATATAGTTCCGGCAGGAATTACAGAAAAAATCTCAAAAAGATTTGAGCCTGTTGCACATGATAAAGAAGAAGAAGGTAAAGCATTTGACCTTGTAAGAGCTTCTGTAAATTTGGTTGTAGCAAGTATTCTTATTTCTTTTGCCACATCATTAAAGCTTCCTCTTTCAACAACTTATGTTACTTTTATGGTTGCAATGGGAACATCCCTAGCCGATAAAGCATGGGGCAGGGAAAGTGCAGTTTACAGAATTACCGGAGTGCTTTCTATAATTGGCGGATGGTTTTTTACCGCATTTTCTGCATTTCTAGTTGCATTTCTTTTGGCTTTATTATTTTCTTGGGCTGGATTTATTGCAATTGGGTTAGTAGTTCTTTTTGCAGTCTTTATCATTATTAAAACACATATTATTCACAAAGAACGTGAAAAAGAACAAGAAGATACTGAAAGCAAGTATGAATTTACAGGAGAAAATATTATTGACAAGTGTTCAACAGAGGTTATTTCAACATTATCGGATGTTAACATGATTTATTCTGATACTATTAAATTTCTTATTGATGAAAATTTGAAAAAGCTAAAGGATGTTAACAGAAGAGTAGAAAAATTAAATAAACATACAAAGTATTTAAAAGACACTATTTACGAAACAATAAACAAACTAAGTGAAGATTCTATTGAAACAGGACATTATTATGTTCAAGTACTAAGTTATTTGCGTGAAATAACTCATTGTATTACTTTTATTGCAAAACCAAGTTTAGAACATGTTGACAATAATCATAAAGGTTTAATACCAACACAAATTGTAGAATTAAATGTTATCACAAATGGATTCGATGAATTGATAAAAACCGTAAACAGTGTTATACAAAACAATGATTTTGAGGATATTGTAAACGTCATATATCTTCAGGAAACATTACTTATAGCTATTGAAGATTTCCGTAAGAAACAACTTAAAAGAATAAAAAACAAAGAAGCAGGAACTAAAAACAGTATGCTTTTTATTACCATTCTTGCTGAAACGAAAAACTTATTATTGAATACAATAAATCTTGTAAAATCACAGAGGGATTTTATAATTTATAGTACAACTTCAGAGGAGTAA
- a CDS encoding T9SS type A sorting domain-containing protein: MKKLFVTLMMFTFVFGAIAQNNVKIPVGKDVLPGEKADHIKVPYKYDQMFGGTREMVHSNYTFTSALDDWTANGNTYASILFPDTNVYVRYSDGGGGHELGYVSWCSVGAMFDPRSDMFANYMAPDYKLEDQEPYTLDTVAFFFTYERFTTDAVIDTLVVHIYNTDKVHAYNWVDGGGNPIEPFGTVGYDIAKGEGTDFTLEFKYELTIQDTNTFADGYWGIFTVPIPGGMSATGPVAVTWTFKPGYEYTTNDTMGGQWDNPEPYKKLNAFKFGLYSDNDAWLLETYNNGLLVVRWGRYEPWPDANHQYYFAGTGWNDYSYYAITYFGITFDDEWAVEELNNNVSVSDIYPNPTNGVANVKVSLQKPEKVKIEVINALGQKVSETPELLFPVGSHVVDINTNELEQGLYYCRISSASSFVTKSFIVK; this comes from the coding sequence ATGAAAAAATTATTTGTTACACTAATGATGTTTACATTTGTTTTTGGTGCTATTGCTCAAAACAATGTAAAAATTCCTGTTGGAAAAGATGTACTTCCAGGGGAAAAAGCCGACCACATAAAAGTTCCGTATAAATACGACCAAATGTTTGGAGGCACAAGAGAAATGGTACATTCTAACTACACTTTTACTTCTGCATTAGATGATTGGACAGCTAATGGAAATACTTATGCTTCAATTTTATTTCCTGATACTAACGTATATGTTAGATACTCTGATGGGGGAGGTGGACATGAGTTGGGTTATGTAAGTTGGTGCTCTGTAGGAGCAATGTTTGACCCAAGGTCAGATATGTTTGCCAATTATATGGCACCCGATTATAAATTAGAAGATCAAGAACCATATACACTTGATACAGTTGCATTTTTCTTTACTTACGAAAGATTTACAACTGATGCAGTTATTGATACTTTGGTTGTTCATATTTACAATACTGATAAAGTTCATGCTTACAACTGGGTAGATGGTGGTGGAAATCCTATTGAACCATTTGGTACTGTTGGATATGACATTGCAAAAGGTGAAGGAACTGATTTTACTTTGGAATTTAAATATGAGCTTACAATACAAGATACAAACACTTTTGCTGATGGATACTGGGGTATTTTTACAGTTCCTATTCCAGGAGGAATGTCAGCAACAGGTCCTGTAGCTGTTACATGGACATTTAAGCCTGGTTATGAATATACTACCAATGATACTATGGGTGGTCAATGGGATAATCCAGAACCTTACAAAAAATTAAATGCTTTCAAATTTGGTCTTTACAGCGATAATGATGCTTGGTTACTTGAAACTTACAATAACGGTCTTTTAGTCGTTAGATGGGGAAGATACGAACCATGGCCAGATGCTAACCACCAATATTATTTTGCAGGAACAGGTTGGAATGATTACTCATATTACGCCATTACTTATTTTGGAATAACATTCGATGACGAATGGGCAGTAGAGGAATTAAATAACAATGTATCTGTTAGTGATATTTATCCAAACCCAACTAATGGTGTTGCAAACGTTAAGGTTTCATTACAAAAGCCTGAGAAGGTAAAAATTGAAGTTATCAATGCACTTGGACAAAAAGTATCAGAAACTCCTGAACTTTTATTCCCAGTAGGAAGTCATGTTGTTGACATTAATACTAACGAACTTGAACAAGGATTATACTATTGTAGAATATCTTCAGCAAGTTCTTTTGTAACAAAATCATTTATCGTTAAATAA